The stretch of DNA AGCGGGCGCTGCCGCCCCCCCGCGACCAACTCGGTCACGATGTTGCCCAGCGCGATGATCTGGAGGAGGCCCACCCGCTCGGGCAGGTGCTCCTGATGCGGGAGCGCGTGGCCGTGGCGGTCCTTGATCAGCAGCGGCGTCACGAGATCCACCGCCAGCGCGACCCCCCAGGCCAACAGTTGGACGGTCCCGCCCAGAAAGGCGCTTCCCAGCCAGATCAGCGCGGCCAGCCCATACCCGGTCATCAGCGGACGGGCGAAGGCGGCCATGTCGGGATCCTTGCGGATCATCAGTCCGTGCATGGCGACCAGAATCAGCCGGTTGGCGGCGAAGGCGGCGGCGAAGACCGGGCCGTTTTCCGCGAGTTCGCCCCGTTCGGACAGGGCCATCAGCGCCACGGTGAGGAGCTGCGCCAGCGTGCCCCAACGGTAGACCCGCTCCTGGTTGCCGTGCCGCGCCGCAAAGGTGGTGTTGCCCGCCCACGCCCACCACACCGCCCCGAACATCACCAGAAAGTTGACGAGGTTGATCCCGCTCGGCGCGTCGCCCAGCCGCTTGGCGAGCTGGTCAAAGGCCACCACGAAGGTGAGGTCGAAGAACAGTTCCAGCCAAGTGACCTTCTGCTCCTCGGGCGTGCCGGGGGTCGCCTGCCGCTTGTCGCTGGGGCCGTCTTGCAGGGTGACGCTGCTGGGTTCGCCGTGGCTCATCGCAAACGGCCCAGGCCCTTGCGAATCAGGGCGTCGGCACTTTGGGCCGGGTCGGCGGCGAGCAGTTCAGCCACCACCCCACGCACCTGTGGCTCGCGGAAGCCCAACGCCAGCAGCGCCTCGATGGCGTCGCGCCCGGCCGTCGAGGTGGGGGCCGCCGCCCGCGCCGCGCCGCCCCCCGCAGTCCCTGCCGCTGCCAGATGCTCGGGCACCTTGTTCTGGAGTTCGAGGACCAGCCGCTCGGCGGTCTTCTTGCCCACGCCCGACACGCTGGAGAGCAGCTTCACGTCGCCCGTGAGCAGGCCCTGCGCCACGGCGCTCACCGGCATGGCCGAGAGCAGCGCCAATCCCAGCTTCGGCCCCACGCCGCTCACCCCGGTCAGCAGGTCGAAGAGGCGCAGGCTGTCGGCGTCGCTGAAGCCGAAGAGAAGCTGCGCGTCCTCGCGCACGATGTGGCGGATGTTGAGTTCGGCCTCGTCGCCCACACTCAACTTGCCCAGGGCGGACGCCGGGCAGTGGACCTCGTAGCCCACGCCCCCGGCGACGATCACGGCACTCGCGTCGCGCACCTCGCGCACGGTGCCTTTCAGGTAGGCAATCACACGACTGATTCTAGGGGGCCACTCCTCACCCAACCGGGGGAAAGGTGACGGGACCGCCCCCGGCCGGGTACACTGCCCGCATGACTGCCCGCGCCGCCAAGTCCATGCGAATGTCCCCGCGTCCCTGACAGGCCGGTCGGGAGGGGCGGGGTGAGACGCGAGAGTCCGCCCCGTCCCTCCTCCCATTGGGCCGTTTTTCCGTATCCTGACGGGGTTGCCCGGCCCCCCTCTGCGAGAATCAGAGCGTGCCGGGCGGGGAGAGAGCGAGCATGACCAGACCAACGGGGGCCGAGCCGCCCACCTTCTACATCACGACCGCCATCGACTATGCCAACGGTCTGCCGCACATTGGGCACGTCTACGAGAAGATCCTGACCGACGCCATCGCCCGGTATCGCCGCCTCGCCGGGGACCGGGTGCATTTCCTGACCGGCACCGACGAGCACGGCGAGAAGATCGCCAAGGCCGCCGCTGCGAGCGGACAGACCCCGCAGGCCTTTGTGGACGACCTCGCGCTGCGGGGCTTCCGGGGGCTGTGGGACCGGCTGGAGATCGGCTACGACGACTTTATCCGCACGACCGAGGACCGCCACAAGCGCTACGTGCAGGAGATTTTGCAGCGCGTGTACGACGCGGGCGACATCTACTTCGCGGAGTACGAGGGCCTGTATTCGGTGGGCGCCGAGCGCTACGTCACCGAAAAGGAACTGGTGGAGGGGCCGGATGGGGTGCGCCGTTTCCCCGGTGACAAGGACCCACCCGAGCGGCGGCGCGAGGCCAACTACTTCTTCCGGATGGAGAAGTACCAAGCGTGGCTGCTGGAGCACATCCAGGCCAACCCCGACTTCATCGGCCCCGCCGGGTACCGCAACGAGGTGCTGGAGATGCTGCGCGAGCCCATCGGCGACCTCTCCATCAGCCGCCCGAAGGCGCGGGTGCCCTGGGGCATCGAGCTGCCCTGGGACCCCGACCACGTGACCTACGTGTGGTTCGACGCGCTGCTGAACTACGTCTCGGGGCCGGTCAGCCTCGGCCTGGGCGAGGACACCATCGGGACCGCGTGGCACGTGATCGGCAAGGACATCCTCAAGCCGCACGCGGTCTTCTGGCCCACCATGCTGCGGGCAGCGGGGCTGCCGGTGTACCGCCGTCTGGTGGTGCACAGCCACATCCTCGCCGAGGACGGGCGCAAGATGGGCAAGAGCCTCGGCAACGCGATCGACCCGGAAGAACTGGTGGCGAAGTACCCCGCCGACGCGATTCGCTACACGCTGCTGCGCGAGGCGTCGCTGGGAGCCGACAGCCCCTACGGGGAGGGAATTCTGGTGTCGCGGCTGAACTCCGACCTCGCCAACGACCTCGGCAACCTGCTCTCGCGCACGGTCAGCATGATCCAGAAGTACCGGGGCGGCGTGCTCCCGCAAGCCTGCGAACAGGGCACGCGCGAGCACCAGATCGAGTCGGCGGCGCTGGCCCTGCCCGGCGAGGTGCTGCGGCTGGTGGACGACCTGAAGGTCAACATGGCGATCGAGGCCGCCATGAACTTCG from Deinococcus sp. HSC-46F16 encodes:
- the metG gene encoding methionine--tRNA ligase, which codes for MTRPTGAEPPTFYITTAIDYANGLPHIGHVYEKILTDAIARYRRLAGDRVHFLTGTDEHGEKIAKAAAASGQTPQAFVDDLALRGFRGLWDRLEIGYDDFIRTTEDRHKRYVQEILQRVYDAGDIYFAEYEGLYSVGAERYVTEKELVEGPDGVRRFPGDKDPPERRREANYFFRMEKYQAWLLEHIQANPDFIGPAGYRNEVLEMLREPIGDLSISRPKARVPWGIELPWDPDHVTYVWFDALLNYVSGPVSLGLGEDTIGTAWHVIGKDILKPHAVFWPTMLRAAGLPVYRRLVVHSHILAEDGRKMGKSLGNAIDPEELVAKYPADAIRYTLLREASLGADSPYGEGILVSRLNSDLANDLGNLLSRTVSMIQKYRGGVLPQACEQGTREHQIESAALALPGEVLRLVDDLKVNMAIEAAMNFVRDLNRYIAESAPWTLAKSEDTQRRLDTVLYTAAEGLRVASVALEAVIPAKAQELRVQLGLAGQSYPLASAWGLIPAGTQVPGGPVLFPKPEPKADTAPTPPPSKPKKEKKAMTQTPKTQTPETMPAPQPAAQPTETAAPTEPLISIDDFARVDLRIAEVMEAEAVPKADKLLKLTVKMGEETRTVVSGIRQWFAPEDLVGRRVILVANLKPAKLRGIESQGMILAAEDEHGNLDLVGTRLELPSGTKVR
- the ruvA gene encoding Holliday junction branch migration protein RuvA; this encodes MIAYLKGTVREVRDASAVIVAGGVGYEVHCPASALGKLSVGDEAELNIRHIVREDAQLLFGFSDADSLRLFDLLTGVSGVGPKLGLALLSAMPVSAVAQGLLTGDVKLLSSVSGVGKKTAERLVLELQNKVPEHLAAAGTAGGGAARAAAPTSTAGRDAIEALLALGFREPQVRGVVAELLAADPAQSADALIRKGLGRLR
- a CDS encoding low temperature requirement protein A: MSHGEPSSVTLQDGPSDKRQATPGTPEEQKVTWLELFFDLTFVVAFDQLAKRLGDAPSGINLVNFLVMFGAVWWAWAGNTTFAARHGNQERVYRWGTLAQLLTVALMALSERGELAENGPVFAAAFAANRLILVAMHGLMIRKDPDMAAFARPLMTGYGLAALIWLGSAFLGGTVQLLAWGVALAVDLVTPLLIKDRHGHALPHQEHLPERVGLLQIIALGNIVTELVAGGRQRPLTLADLAPSFFALLAAVGLWRLYFDQARALPVLEAHRRGRVGSFLLWLYSHIPFTLGLVMLAVGMGHGISDTENARDAVNLQLVVWSLFSLLFSLVLLRFTALRLSHRRVGPDRSLLALLGGLLVTAGLSLTGLGTLPLHAAVAALTLGLAAITATDPTTEHLGDLEERLGAGGSPL